The Medicago truncatula cultivar Jemalong A17 chromosome 7, MtrunA17r5.0-ANR, whole genome shotgun sequence genome includes the window AATTCCGAATCAATTCTCAATCGCCCTATACCCTTAGATCTAATCAGTCACTGGTAAGCTTCTATTTCcccctttttcttttcaatttcaaaatttcagtctttattcaaaattttgattttttttttttaatcaaattggGTTTTTTTATGATTGATATACTAGTTATAAACGTGAAAGTTGtgaactttgcataattgcattGTGTTTAGGATATGGGTCATCTGAATTTCGGttttctttagatttttttctcGGAAGTGCCATTCGTCAGTTAGGGTTTTTCTTGATTGTGATCTCTGTATTGAGTTCGTGATATGGGTAATccaaatttcgttttttttttctttttcagaagTGACATTGGTGAGGTTTAGTTATTGATGGGTTTTGGGAACGAAGAATAATAGTGATTTAAGGAATgatttgttggttttattttcttcttcttatttatGATCTCTGCATTGAGCTTGTGATATGTTTAATCTAAATTtagctttttatattattgagaTTTTTTTCACAAGTGACATTGGTGAGGTGTAGTTTTTTATGGGTTTTGGGAATGAAGAATATTAGTGATTTAGGGAATGGTTTGTTGGGTTTTCAATGTCTCCAATTTTGAATGTTTCTTCCAAATTTTGGGTTTTTTCTTAATCGATACACTGGTGGAAAAcatgatatttattgatttcTGCATTGAGTTCGTGTTATGTATAATctgaagttttttttgttttggtttttggaatttttctcaGAACGGGCATTGGTGAGGTTTAGTTGTTGATGAGCTTTGTGAATGTAGAATAATAGTGATTTAGGAAATGATTTGTTGGGTTTTTAAGTAATATGAAGTGCTGAATATGAGCAATGGCAACGGGAAGACTGGAAAACAGATTGAACAACAGCCTAACACTACATGTAGGAGGAAGAGAGTGGGTGGTGGTGATGAATTTGCTCAATCTATTGCGAAGGTTGCAGTAGCGCAAGTATGCGAGAGTAAGGGTTTTCAAGGATTTCAGCAGTCGGCGCTTGAGGCAATGTCTGATGTTACTGCTCGGTATATTATGAACATTGGGAAGTCTGCAAATTGTTATGCTAATCTTGCTGGTAGAAATGAATGCAATGTTTTTGATGTCATTCAAGGGTTAGAAGATATGGGGTCAATGCAGGGGTTTACCGGCGCCTCGGATATTGATCACTGGCTGGAAGATTCGGGTGTTGTTAGGGAAATTGTTCAGTTTGTTAATGAGGTTGAACCGGTTATGTTTGCACACCCGATTCCTCCGTTTCCGGTTGTGAAAGAACGTGTGCTGCCTCCCAGTTTTTTGCAAAGAGGAAAAGAGCCTCCTGATGAGCATATTCCGGCGTGGTTGCCTGCATTCCCAGATCCAGAAACTTATTTGCAGTCTACTACGGTGAATGGAAGAGGGACAGAGCCTCGTACCACCACATTTGAGCATGAAAGAGAAAATGGCAAGGGGGATCGGCCTCTTTTGAATTCACAGCAGCAGATGGTCTCAACTATGTTTGAGAACTCCACCATGGTTGACCCTGCAGTTGCTAAGGCAAAGATAGTAGGAGCAGAAAGTAACCCTTTCCTTGCTGCACCTTTGAAAATCGAGGATAAGGAAGTTTCTTCTGTTGCCCCTCCAGCTAAATTCTTTAATAATGTTTCTTCTGATACTCCAGTTGGagaaaatttaattcaaaatgaACCTGGTTCAGTATTAGAGACCTTTGCTCCAGCAATTGAAGCAATTAACAGTGCATCCTGTGATTCCAAGGAAGATCAGACAAAATTTCCTGTGAAAGAGAAACCTACTGTGCGTTTTAAGGTTGGGACCAAAAATAAATTCTTAGGAAGGTCAATTGGTTTGATTCCACAAAACGAGGAGCATAAAAAGACTTTGCCGTGGTTTGCGATGGAGGATGAGAAGGATGACAGGAAAAGAAGGGCCGAGAAAATTTTGAGGGAATCTTTGGAAAACCCAGACCAGCTTGTTCAGTTGTAAAATAGATTGCTTTATTAGATTCTGTATACTTACTTGATCATGAGATATCGGGATAACTACTTCTGGGATATTGAAATCTAGCTAACTTTCTGCTTAGACATTTTCCTAGTTTAGCAATCTTTCAGGTATGTGCATGTCAATTGTTTGGTAGATCAATTAATGATTCTTTTCATTGAAATTTGTTGGCACCCTACTCTGTATGATCTTATTGAATTTAgca containing:
- the LOC25497546 gene encoding transcription initiation factor TFIID subunit 8; the encoded protein is MSNGNGKTGKQIEQQPNTTCRRKRVGGGDEFAQSIAKVAVAQVCESKGFQGFQQSALEAMSDVTARYIMNIGKSANCYANLAGRNECNVFDVIQGLEDMGSMQGFTGASDIDHWLEDSGVVREIVQFVNEVEPVMFAHPIPPFPVVKERVLPPSFLQRGKEPPDEHIPAWLPAFPDPETYLQSTTVNGRGTEPRTTTFEHERENGKGDRPLLNSQQQMVSTMFENSTMVDPAVAKAKIVGAESNPFLAAPLKIEDKEVSSVAPPAKFFNNVSSDTPVGENLIQNEPGSVLETFAPAIEAINSASCDSKEDQTKFPVKEKPTVRFKVGTKNKFLGRSIGLIPQNEEHKKTLPWFAMEDEKDDRKRRAEKILRESLENPDQLVQL